The following are encoded together in the Mesoterricola sediminis genome:
- a CDS encoding twin-arginine translocase TatA/TatE family subunit: MGNLGITEILLIGVALLIFFGPSKLPELGKSLGRGIQEFKKASRELTNSVSDETKA; encoded by the coding sequence ATGGGTAATCTCGGCATCACCGAAATCCTCCTGATCGGCGTCGCGCTGCTGATCTTCTTCGGCCCCTCCAAGCTCCCCGAGCTCGGCAAGTCCCTGGGCCGCGGCATCCAGGAGTTCAAGAAGGCCAGCCGCGAGCTGACCAACAGCGTCTCGGACGAGACCAAGGCCTGA